In Zea mays cultivar B73 chromosome 7, Zm-B73-REFERENCE-NAM-5.0, whole genome shotgun sequence, the following proteins share a genomic window:
- the LOC118473033 gene encoding uncharacterized protein — MEFLSVGLCHNKPKKSVATAIVPEDYICTQGDLALIDFIKEIPCEPRVEVVLIDDAFVERKSMECLFQPNAYLGDEVIDCYINLIKAQKHLKCRSGGRVHIENAFQFNFLKRDGDVEIKTEELYPIEDMTQICSAERRVLLYLDHDMVFIPINIRETHWYLAVIHARNMEIQVLDSLATSQDRKDLTDSIKGLQRQIDMISQRKELKDHRWPNLQVASWPLREIDMRYAKQTDSSSCGLFLLNCIEYWTGDELSDSFTQDDMSHFRKKMAAILLSSELNKRRGCLLYKNDKEVDSGSPSDVEILENPTDSKKRKLLHVLDDSEVVYEDEEGPITQADLQKWFVDDWDKRTPVKVSNDVCTNDFLMVGLSTKDMPVTKADSIDVLCDYIMTIEDDTTLE; from the exons ATGGAATTTCTATCTGTAGGCTTGTGTCATAACAAGCCAAAAAAATCGGTGGCAACCGCAATAGTTCCGGAAG actatatttGCACGCAGGGCGACCTTGCACTCATCGATTTTATTAAGGAAATCCCTTGTGAACCAAGGGTGGAAGTCGTGCTTATTGATGATGCCTTTGTTGAAAGAAAGTCGATGGAATGTTTATTTCAGCCGAATGCATATCTAGGTGACGAG GTTATAGACTGTTATATAAATTtgataaaagctcaaaagcatctAAAGTGTCGATCTGGAGGTCGCGTTCACATAGAAAATGCTTTCCAGTTTAATTTCTTGAAGCGAGATGGCGATGTTGAAATTAAAACAGAGGAGCTATATCCAATTGAAGACATGACACAAATATGTAGCGCTGAACGAAGGGTGTTACTTTACCTAGACCATGACATG GTGTTTATTCCGATAAACATCCGAGAGACGCACTGGTATCTTGCCGTGATCCATGcaagaaatatggagatacaagTGCTCGATTCACTTGCTACTTCACAAGATCGTAAAGACCTCACGGACTCT ATTAAAGGACTCCAAAGACAAATTGATATGATATCTCAACGTAAGGAGTTAAAAGACCACAGGTGGCCAAACCTCCAAGTTGCTTCTTGGCCGCTCAGAGAAATAGACATGAGATATGCAAAGCAGACAGATAG CTCTTCATGTGGTCTCTTTCTTTTGAACTGTATCGAATACTGGACAGGGGATGAACTGTCTGACAGTTTTACCCAG GATGACATGTCACACTTTAGAAAGAAAatggctgctatattactatcttcagaactgaataagagaagggggtgtctgttatacaaaaatgataaagaagttgactctggaagcccatcggatgttgagatattagaaaacccaacagattctaagaagaggaagctactccACGTGCTTGATGATAGCGAAGTAGTGTATGAAGATGAGGAAGGCCCTATTACTCAAGCAGACTTGCAAAAGTGGTTTGTTGATGATTGGGATAAAAGAACTCCTGTAAAAGTATCTAATGATGTGTGCACCAATGACTTTTTAATGGTTGGTCTTTCCACAAAGGACATGCCAGTGACCAAAGCCGATTCAATAGATGTTTTATGTGATTATATCATGACAATAGAAGACGATACGACACTAGAGTAA